A region of Anoplopoma fimbria isolate UVic2021 breed Golden Eagle Sablefish chromosome 24, Afim_UVic_2022, whole genome shotgun sequence DNA encodes the following proteins:
- the neu3.1 gene encoding sialidase-3.1 — protein MGNRPSKSGSGEEPVKTTLFEKEPSGITYRIPALIYLRHIHTFLAFAEKRSSPCDYDAKLLVMRRGTLKDDGSVQWSSSQELSTACLQNHRTMNPCPVYEKNSKTLFLFFICVWGNTTENRQVFTGKNKARLCCVSSSDDGQTWSQTRDLTESVIGETIHKWATFAVGPGHGVQLENGRLIIPAYAYYIPYRCCSFPIPFTVYPRALSVYSEDLGQTWHIGKMLRKKSCECEMAEIIDHEGRSHLYCNARNLGGHRCEALSENSGVYFDKPHSAPELVEPPSGCQGSVIGFPAPEFVPNDDAESKACGTSLLSPDTQTWLLFIHPTNKSSRRDMGVYLNRSPLHSSGWDRPRIIHSGPSGYSDLAYNGDKDQFSCLMECGKESELEQIAFMSFTLNDVMQTGSKKDKKMR, from the exons ATGGGAAACAGACCATCAAAGAGTGGCAGCGGAGAGGAACCGGtcaaaacaactttgtttgaAAAGGAGCCAAGTGGAATAACATACAGGATTCCTGCTCTCATTTATCTGAGGCACATCCACACCTTCCTCGCCTTTGCAGAGAAGAGATCCTCACCCTGTGATTATGATGCCAAACTTCTTGTTATGAGAAGGGGAACATTGAAAGATGATGGATCTGTTCAG TGGTCGTCCAGTCAGGAGCTGTCCACAGCATGTCTACAAAACCACCGCACTATGAATCCCTGCCCTGTgtatgaaaaaaacagcaaaacattgtttttgtttttcatctgtgtCTGGGGAAACACCACAGAGAACAGGCAGGTTTTCACAGGTAAGAACAAGGCGCGTCTTTGCTGTGTTAGCAGCAGCGACGACGGTCAAACCTGGAGCCAAACGAGAGACTTGACCGAAAGTGTGATTGGGGAAACCATCCATAAGTGGGCCACGTTCGCTGTGGGTCCGGGCCACGGCGTTCAGCTGGAGAACGGCAGATTGATCATCCCAGCGTACGCCTATTACATCCCTTACAGATGCTGTTCCTTCCCCATTCCTTTTACAGTTTACCCACGTGCACTGTCAGTATACAGCGAGGACTTGGGTCAGACGTGGCATATAGGCAAGATGCTTCGAAAAAAGTCCTGTGAATGTGAAATGGCAGAGATCATAGACCACGAGGGCAGGAGCCATCTTTACTGCAACGCTCGTAACCTTGGGGGCCACAGGTGTGAGGCCCTCAGTGAAAACAGCGGCGTGTATTTCGACAAACCTCACAGTGCCCCAGAGCTGGTCGAACCGCCCTCAGGCTGTCAAGGCAGCGTCATCGGCTTTCCCGCTCCCGAGTTTGTCCCCAATGATGACGCTGAGAGCAAAGCTTGTGGCACATCGCTCTTGTCTCCGGACACACAGACCTGGCTCCTCTTCATCCACCCGACTAACAAGTCTAGCAGAAGGGACATGGGCGTGTACTTGAACCGATCCCCGCTGCACTCATCAGGGTGGGACAGGCCCAGGATCATCCACAGCGGGCCCAGCGGCTACTCAGACCTGGCGTACAACGGGGACAAGGATCAGTTCTCGTGCCTCATGGAGTGCGGGAAAGAGAGTGAACTCGAGCAGATCGCGTTCATGTCCTTTACCCTCAATGATGTCATGCAGACGGGCAGTAAGAAAGACAAGAAGATGCGTTGA